The sequence ACTCCCCCTGCAATCGTATATGGAGGAATATCTTTTGTTACAACAGCGCCTGCCGCAATAACAGCGCCATCTCCTATCGTAACCCCTGAAAGAATTACACAGTTTGCACCTATCCACACATCATTTCCAATAACTATATCCTTTTCCTTAAAATCCTGCACATTCATTGCAACGCCTGTATCGGTACCATGATTTGAAGAAAAAATCTTGACCCCCGGCCCCATTAGCAAATTATCGCCAAGTATGATTTTTGAAGAAGGACTTGCCCAGATACAGCAAAACTGATTTATATGCGAATTTAATCCTAAATAAATATTCTCGCCGCACCT is a genomic window of Candidatus Schekmanbacteria bacterium containing:
- a CDS encoding acyltransferase translates to MGKNPRNKVGIKDILEVLRYLISPIFYKELFYRLGYFVHDHVAPISKMHIAGNPRIHPTASLRCGENIYLGLNSHINQFCCIWASPSSKIILGDNLLMGPGVKIFSSNHGTDTGVAMNVQDFKEKDIVIGNDVWIGANCVILSGVTIGDGAVIAAGAVVTKDIPPYTIAGGVPAKVIKQRK